In Nocardioides sp. JQ2195, a genomic segment contains:
- the lgt gene encoding prolipoprotein diacylglyceryl transferase has translation MTILTIPSPAEGVWHLGPFPIRAYALCIVVGVIAAIWIGEKRWVARGGKAGQMSDIALWAIPFGLVGARLYHVITDYHLYFGEGREPITALYVWRGGLGIWGAIALGAVGAMIGARVMGIKVLPMMDSLAPGVIVAQAFGRWGNWFNQELYGKPTDLPWALEIDPAHRLSGHLDDATYHPTFLYESLWCLGVFALLVWADRRFTLGFGRVLALYVMAYTVGRGWIETLRIDDVQMDDVFGLRLNVWTSIVLFLAALASFVWSTKRHPGREDTVFTRPEVDAADSEASSDTDSAGAHDATAEVEDSSDDGTDDSKAGAEADRDAKD, from the coding sequence ATGACCATCCTGACCATCCCGAGCCCGGCCGAAGGGGTCTGGCACCTGGGGCCCTTCCCGATCCGGGCGTATGCCCTGTGCATCGTCGTCGGTGTCATCGCCGCGATCTGGATCGGCGAGAAGCGCTGGGTGGCTCGAGGTGGAAAGGCCGGGCAGATGTCCGACATCGCCCTGTGGGCGATTCCGTTCGGCCTCGTCGGCGCCCGGCTCTACCACGTGATCACCGACTACCACCTCTACTTCGGTGAGGGGCGGGAGCCCATCACCGCGCTCTACGTGTGGCGCGGCGGACTCGGCATCTGGGGCGCGATCGCGCTCGGTGCGGTCGGCGCGATGATCGGTGCCAGGGTGATGGGCATCAAGGTGCTGCCGATGATGGACTCCCTGGCCCCCGGCGTCATCGTGGCCCAGGCGTTCGGTCGCTGGGGCAACTGGTTCAACCAGGAGCTCTACGGCAAGCCGACCGACCTCCCGTGGGCCCTCGAGATCGATCCCGCGCACCGGTTGAGCGGTCACCTGGACGATGCGACGTACCACCCGACGTTCCTCTACGAGTCGTTGTGGTGCCTGGGCGTCTTCGCCCTGTTGGTCTGGGCCGACCGTCGCTTCACGCTCGGCTTCGGCCGCGTGCTCGCGCTCTACGTCATGGCCTACACCGTGGGCCGGGGCTGGATCGAGACGTTGCGCATCGACGACGTCCAGATGGACGACGTGTTCGGTCTGCGGCTCAACGTGTGGACCTCGATCGTGCTGTTCCTTGCGGCCCTGGCCTCCTTCGTCTGGTCCACCAAGCGTCACCCCGGTCGGGAGGACACCGTGTTCACCCGCCCGGAGGTCGACGCCGCCGATTCCGAGGCGAGCTCCGACACGGACTCCGCCGGCGCGCACGACGCGACGGCCGAGGTCGAGGACAGCAGCGACGACGGCACGGACGACTCGAAGGCCGGGGCCGAGGCCGACCGGGATGCCAAGGACTGA
- a CDS encoding VIT1/CCC1 transporter family protein: protein MEAPDATAEIGHEHGDVNAGWLRPAVFGAMDGLVSNAALIAGVAGGTRDASGTSTIVLAGLAGLAAGAFSMAAGEYASVASQAEAAEFEIAKERREILANPALEQAELADMLQERGLDPELAAEVAEQVHRDVDTAVAVHSMEEFGVDPDDLASPVVAAVSSFVAFSLGALVPVLPFLLGVSVLWPAMALTLMALFGCGAVVTRLTNRPWWFGGGRQVLLGAAAFAITYLIGIGVGEGIS, encoded by the coding sequence ATGGAAGCACCTGACGCAACGGCCGAGATCGGCCACGAGCACGGTGACGTGAACGCCGGGTGGCTGCGCCCAGCGGTGTTCGGGGCCATGGACGGTCTCGTCTCCAACGCCGCGTTGATCGCCGGGGTCGCCGGCGGCACCAGGGATGCGAGCGGAACGTCCACCATCGTGCTCGCCGGCCTGGCCGGTCTCGCCGCCGGTGCCTTCTCGATGGCGGCGGGGGAGTATGCCTCCGTGGCCAGCCAGGCCGAGGCTGCCGAGTTCGAGATCGCCAAGGAACGCCGCGAGATCCTGGCCAATCCCGCCCTCGAGCAGGCCGAGCTCGCCGACATGCTCCAGGAACGTGGCCTCGACCCGGAGCTGGCGGCCGAGGTGGCCGAACAGGTCCACCGGGACGTCGACACCGCCGTGGCGGTCCACTCGATGGAGGAGTTCGGGGTCGATCCGGACGACCTGGCCTCGCCCGTGGTCGCGGCGGTCTCGTCCTTCGTCGCCTTCTCCCTGGGGGCGCTGGTGCCGGTGCTCCCGTTCCTGCTCGGAGTCTCCGTGCTGTGGCCCGCGATGGCCCTGACCCTGATGGCCCTGTTCGGGTGCGGAGCAGTCGTCACCCGCCTCACGAACAGGCCGTGGTGGTTCGGTGGAGGTCGCCAGGTGCTGCTCGGAGCAGCTGCCTTCGCGATCACCTACCTGATCGGGATCGGCGTGGGCGAGGGGATCTCCTGA
- the gltB gene encoding glutamate synthase large subunit: MHAFPPPQGLYDGASEHDACGVAFVATLTGAASHDIVAKALQALRNLEHRGAAGAEPNSGDGAGILMQVPDAFLRDVVDFDLPVKGSYAVGTAFLPGDAEQVGRTREQIEQIAAEEGLAVLGWREVPTNDAPLGATARDCMPAFQQLFVAGADARVSGMALERRAFCLRKRAERQTDVYFPSLSGRTIAYKGMLTTDQLDQVFPDLVDERVASAVAVVHSRFSTNTFPSWPLSHPFRFIAHNGEINTVMGNRNWMRAREALLSSDLIQGDLERLYPICAPGASDSASFDEVLELLHMGGRSLPHSVLMMIPEAWENHTEMDDKRRAFYEFHSAMMEPWDGPACVVFTDGTQVGAVLDRNGLRPSRYWVTDDGLVVLASEVGVLDLDPATVVRKGRLQPGKMFLVDTEEHRIVEDEEIKSELAAEHPYDEWLHAGLIHLKDVPNREHIVHTHASVTRRQQIFGYTEEELRVLLTPMANTAAEPIGSMGTDSPIAALSDKPRLLFDYFVQLFAQVTNPPLDAIREELVTSLNGTIGPESNLLEPTPASCRQVVLPFPVIDNDDLAKIRHINRDGDMPGFITHVSRGLYEVEGGGAAMARRIDEICQEVSDAIADGARIIVLSDRHSTAELAPIPSLLLTGAVHHHLVREKTRTQVGLLIEAGDVREVHHVALLVGYGAAAVNPYLAMESVEDLAREGYFVKIEPEQAVRNLVKSLGKGVLKVMSKMGVSTVASYTGAQIFEAVGLSQSVIDKYFTGTPSKLGGMELETIAEEVAKRHATAYPRGGISPSHRELEIGGEYQWRREGEPHLFDPETVFRLQHATRAGRYDVFKQYTQRVDEQSERLMTLRGLFKFKNGARPSIPIDEVEPVSEIVKRFSTGAMSYGSISMEAHETLAIAMNRLGGKSNTGEGGEDPERLYDPERRSSIKQVASGRFGVTSEYLTNADDIQIKMAQGAKPGEGGQLPGHKVYPWVAKTRHSTPGVGLISPPPHHDIYSIEDLAQLIHDLKNANPAARVHVKLVAEVGVGTVAAGVSKAHADVVLISGHDGGTGASPLTSLKHAGGPWELGLAETQQTLLLNGLRDRIVVQTDGQLKTGRDVVIAALLGAEEFGFATAPLVVSGCIMMRVCHLDTCPVGVATQNPVLRERYSGKAEYVVNFFEYIAEEVRELLAELGFRTIEEAVGHVESLDVEPAVHHWKAAGLDLSPVLHLPALAEGAARHNTTGQDHGLDKALDNELVRIAAPALESGEPVRAQIEVRNVNRTVGTILGHEVTKRYKGEGLPDGTIDITFTGSAGQSFGAFVPCGITLRLEGDANDYVGKGLSGGRIVVRPDRGATFDASQQIIAGNTIGYGATSGEIFLRGQAGERFCVRNSGASAVVEGVGDHGCEYMTGGKVVVLGPTGRNFAAGMSGGYAFVLDLDEGRVNPELVELGAVEGKAAEELKALVERHLEETGSTVAEELLADWQANLARFTEVMPSDFKRVLEARAEALEDGLDEEQAAARIMEVLHG; encoded by the coding sequence ATGCACGCATTCCCGCCGCCTCAGGGGTTGTACGACGGAGCCAGCGAGCACGACGCGTGCGGCGTGGCCTTCGTGGCAACCCTGACGGGCGCAGCCAGCCATGACATCGTTGCGAAGGCGCTCCAGGCGCTGCGCAACCTCGAGCACCGCGGAGCCGCAGGTGCCGAACCCAACTCGGGTGACGGCGCCGGCATCCTGATGCAGGTGCCCGACGCGTTCCTGCGCGATGTCGTCGACTTCGACCTTCCGGTGAAGGGCTCGTACGCCGTGGGCACGGCGTTCCTTCCCGGTGACGCCGAGCAGGTGGGCCGCACCCGCGAACAGATCGAGCAGATCGCCGCGGAGGAGGGCCTGGCCGTCCTCGGATGGCGCGAGGTCCCCACCAATGACGCACCCCTCGGTGCGACCGCCCGCGACTGCATGCCTGCCTTCCAGCAGCTGTTCGTGGCCGGCGCGGACGCCCGCGTGTCCGGCATGGCCCTCGAGCGCAGGGCGTTCTGCCTGCGCAAGCGCGCCGAGCGCCAGACCGACGTCTACTTCCCCTCGCTGTCCGGTCGCACCATCGCCTACAAGGGCATGCTGACCACCGACCAGCTCGACCAGGTCTTCCCCGACCTCGTCGACGAGCGGGTCGCCTCGGCCGTCGCTGTGGTGCACTCGCGGTTCTCGACCAACACGTTCCCGAGCTGGCCGCTGTCGCACCCGTTCCGGTTCATCGCCCACAACGGTGAGATCAACACCGTCATGGGCAACCGGAACTGGATGCGGGCCCGCGAGGCACTGCTGTCCTCCGACCTCATCCAAGGTGACCTCGAGCGGCTCTACCCGATCTGTGCCCCGGGCGCCTCGGACTCGGCGTCCTTCGACGAGGTGCTCGAGCTGCTGCACATGGGTGGCCGTTCCCTGCCGCACTCGGTGCTGATGATGATCCCCGAGGCGTGGGAGAACCACACCGAGATGGACGACAAGCGCCGCGCGTTCTACGAGTTCCACTCCGCGATGATGGAGCCGTGGGACGGCCCCGCGTGCGTGGTGTTCACCGACGGCACCCAGGTCGGGGCGGTGCTCGACCGCAACGGCCTGCGCCCCTCGCGCTACTGGGTCACCGACGACGGCCTCGTCGTGCTCGCCTCCGAGGTCGGCGTGCTCGACCTCGACCCGGCCACGGTGGTCCGCAAGGGCCGCCTGCAGCCCGGCAAGATGTTCCTGGTCGACACCGAGGAGCACCGGATCGTCGAGGACGAGGAGATCAAGTCCGAGCTCGCCGCGGAGCACCCGTACGACGAGTGGCTGCACGCCGGACTGATCCACCTGAAGGACGTCCCGAACCGCGAGCACATCGTGCACACGCACGCCTCCGTGACGCGACGCCAGCAGATCTTCGGCTACACCGAGGAGGAGCTGCGGGTCCTGCTCACCCCGATGGCCAACACCGCGGCAGAACCGATCGGTTCGATGGGCACCGACTCGCCGATCGCTGCGCTGTCGGACAAGCCGCGCCTGTTGTTCGACTACTTCGTGCAGCTGTTCGCCCAGGTCACCAACCCGCCGCTCGACGCGATCCGCGAAGAGCTGGTCACCTCGCTGAACGGCACGATCGGCCCGGAGTCCAACCTGCTCGAGCCGACTCCGGCCTCGTGTCGTCAGGTCGTGCTCCCGTTCCCGGTGATCGACAACGACGACCTGGCCAAGATCCGCCACATCAACCGTGACGGTGACATGCCCGGCTTCATCACCCACGTCTCGCGCGGCCTCTACGAGGTCGAGGGTGGCGGGGCGGCGATGGCTCGGCGCATCGACGAGATCTGCCAGGAGGTGTCGGACGCGATCGCCGACGGTGCGCGCATCATCGTGCTCTCCGACCGGCACTCCACCGCCGAGCTGGCGCCGATCCCGTCGCTCCTGCTCACCGGTGCCGTGCACCACCACCTCGTCCGGGAGAAGACCCGCACCCAGGTCGGCCTGCTGATCGAGGCCGGTGACGTCCGCGAGGTCCACCACGTCGCACTGCTGGTGGGCTACGGCGCTGCCGCAGTCAACCCCTACCTCGCGATGGAGTCCGTCGAGGACCTCGCCCGTGAGGGGTACTTCGTCAAGATCGAGCCCGAGCAGGCCGTCCGCAACCTGGTGAAGTCACTGGGCAAGGGTGTCCTCAAGGTGATGAGCAAGATGGGCGTCTCGACCGTGGCGTCCTACACCGGTGCCCAGATCTTCGAGGCCGTCGGCCTGTCGCAGAGCGTCATCGACAAGTACTTCACCGGCACCCCCTCCAAGCTCGGCGGCATGGAGCTCGAGACCATCGCCGAGGAGGTCGCCAAGCGGCACGCCACGGCGTACCCCCGCGGGGGCATCTCGCCTTCCCACCGTGAGCTCGAGATCGGTGGTGAGTACCAGTGGCGTCGCGAGGGCGAGCCGCACCTGTTCGACCCGGAGACCGTCTTCCGGCTCCAGCACGCCACGCGTGCCGGACGCTACGACGTCTTCAAGCAGTACACCCAGCGGGTCGACGAGCAGTCCGAGCGCCTGATGACCCTGCGTGGGTTGTTCAAGTTCAAGAACGGGGCCCGCCCGTCGATTCCGATCGACGAGGTCGAGCCGGTCTCCGAGATCGTGAAGCGGTTCTCCACCGGTGCCATGTCCTACGGCTCGATCAGCATGGAGGCGCACGAGACGCTGGCCATCGCGATGAACCGCCTGGGCGGCAAGTCCAACACCGGTGAAGGTGGCGAGGATCCCGAGCGGCTCTACGACCCGGAGCGTCGCTCGTCGATCAAGCAGGTGGCATCGGGACGCTTCGGCGTCACCAGCGAGTACCTCACGAACGCCGATGACATCCAGATCAAGATGGCGCAGGGCGCCAAGCCCGGCGAGGGCGGTCAGCTGCCCGGGCACAAGGTCTACCCGTGGGTGGCCAAGACCCGGCACAGCACGCCCGGCGTGGGGTTGATCTCCCCGCCGCCGCACCACGACATCTACTCGATCGAGGACCTCGCCCAGCTGATCCACGACCTGAAGAACGCGAACCCCGCGGCCCGGGTGCACGTGAAGCTGGTCGCCGAGGTGGGTGTGGGCACGGTGGCCGCTGGTGTCTCCAAGGCCCACGCGGACGTCGTCCTCATCTCCGGGCACGACGGGGGCACCGGCGCCTCGCCGCTGACCTCGCTCAAGCACGCCGGCGGGCCGTGGGAGCTCGGCCTGGCCGAGACCCAGCAGACGCTGCTTCTCAACGGTCTGCGCGACCGCATCGTCGTGCAGACCGACGGGCAGCTGAAGACCGGTCGTGACGTGGTCATCGCCGCGCTCCTCGGGGCCGAGGAGTTCGGCTTCGCCACCGCACCGCTGGTGGTCTCCGGCTGCATCATGATGCGGGTCTGCCACCTCGACACCTGCCCCGTGGGTGTCGCCACGCAGAACCCCGTGCTGCGCGAGCGCTACTCCGGCAAGGCCGAGTACGTCGTGAACTTCTTCGAGTACATCGCCGAAGAGGTCCGCGAGCTCCTGGCCGAGCTCGGCTTCCGCACCATCGAGGAAGCCGTGGGCCACGTCGAGAGCCTCGACGTGGAGCCAGCCGTGCACCACTGGAAGGCAGCCGGCCTCGATCTGTCGCCGGTCCTGCACCTGCCCGCCCTCGCGGAGGGCGCGGCGCGCCACAACACCACGGGTCAGGACCATGGCCTCGACAAGGCGCTCGACAACGAGCTGGTGCGTATCGCCGCCCCGGCGTTGGAGAGTGGTGAGCCGGTCCGCGCCCAGATCGAGGTGCGCAACGTCAATCGCACCGTCGGCACGATCCTCGGTCACGAGGTCACCAAGCGCTACAAGGGAGAGGGGCTGCCCGACGGCACGATCGACATCACGTTCACGGGCTCGGCCGGGCAGTCGTTCGGTGCCTTCGTGCCGTGCGGCATCACGCTCCGGCTCGAGGGCGACGCCAACGACTATGTCGGCAAGGGCCTCTCGGGTGGTCGGATCGTGGTCCGCCCGGACCGCGGCGCGACCTTCGACGCCTCGCAGCAGATCATCGCCGGCAACACCATCGGCTACGGCGCCACCTCGGGGGAGATCTTCCTCCGCGGCCAGGCGGGCGAGCGCTTCTGCGTCCGCAACTCCGGCGCCTCCGCCGTCGTCGAGGGCGTGGGCGACCACGGGTGCGAGTACATGACCGGCGGCAAGGTCGTCGTCCTCGGGCCGACGGGACGCAACTTCGCGGCCGGCATGTCCGGTGGCTACGCCTTCGTGCTCGACCTCGACGAGGGCCGGGTCAACCCCGAGCTGGTCGAGCTGGGCGCCGTCGAGGGCAAGGCGGCCGAGGAGCTCAAGGCGCTGGTCGAGCGACACCTCGAGGAGACCGGGTCCACGGTCGCCGAGGAGCTGCTCGCCGATTGGCAGGCCAACCTGGCCCGGTTCACCGAGGTCATGCCCAGTGACTTCAAGCGAGTCCTCGAAGCACGTGCGGAAGCACTCGAGGACGGGCTCGACGAGGAGCAGGCCGCGGCCCGGATCATGGAGGTGCTCCATGGCTGA
- a CDS encoding glutamate synthase subunit beta yields the protein MADPKGFLKDGREVAVRRPVEERVNDWDEVYPGGIGRALLPIITKQAGRCMDCGIPFCHQGCPLGNIIPEWNDLVWRDDWEGAIERLHATNNFPEFTGRLCPAPCETACVLGINQDPVTIKNVEVSIIDKAWESGFVRPQPPEWLSGRTVAIIGSGPAGLAAAQQLTRAGHTVAVYERADKIGGLLRYGIPEFKMEKKHLNKRLDQMRREGTVFRAGIDVGHEITADELRERYDAVVLAMGSTTARDLPVPGRELGGIHQAMEFLPQSNRASLGEPATTDGSDQIRADGKNVVIIGGGDTGADCLGTSIRQGAASITQLEIMPMPSTERPANQPWPTYPMTFKVSSAHEEGAGMNVQSRVYAVSTKEFLGDENGNVRALRIVEVAFEAGKLTEVEGTEREIPAELVLFAMGFTGPEKDGLVDQLGVELDERSNVARDLKYASSVEGVFVAGDAGRGQSLIVWAIAEGRAAAAAVDEFLTGSTTLPAPIPPTARPLVV from the coding sequence ATGGCTGACCCGAAGGGATTTCTGAAGGACGGCCGTGAGGTCGCCGTACGCCGCCCCGTCGAGGAACGCGTCAACGACTGGGACGAGGTCTACCCCGGCGGCATCGGCCGCGCCCTGCTGCCGATCATCACCAAGCAGGCCGGTCGTTGCATGGACTGCGGCATTCCGTTCTGCCACCAGGGCTGCCCCTTGGGGAACATCATCCCCGAGTGGAACGACCTGGTCTGGCGCGACGACTGGGAGGGCGCCATCGAGCGCCTGCACGCGACCAACAACTTCCCGGAGTTCACCGGTCGCCTCTGCCCGGCCCCGTGCGAGACGGCCTGTGTCCTGGGCATCAACCAGGACCCGGTGACGATCAAGAACGTCGAGGTCTCGATCATCGACAAGGCGTGGGAGTCGGGCTTCGTCCGCCCCCAGCCGCCGGAATGGCTGTCGGGCAGGACCGTCGCCATCATCGGCTCGGGCCCGGCCGGCCTGGCTGCCGCCCAGCAGCTGACCCGGGCCGGACACACCGTTGCGGTCTACGAGCGGGCCGACAAGATCGGTGGCCTGCTTCGCTACGGCATCCCCGAGTTCAAGATGGAGAAGAAGCACCTCAACAAGCGCCTGGACCAGATGCGCCGCGAGGGAACGGTGTTCCGCGCCGGGATCGACGTCGGTCACGAGATCACCGCCGACGAACTGCGTGAGCGCTACGACGCCGTCGTGCTGGCCATGGGCTCGACGACGGCGCGCGACCTGCCGGTGCCGGGGCGCGAGCTCGGTGGCATCCACCAGGCGATGGAGTTCCTGCCGCAGTCCAACCGTGCCTCCCTGGGTGAGCCGGCGACGACCGATGGCTCGGACCAGATCCGTGCCGACGGGAAGAACGTCGTGATCATCGGCGGCGGTGACACCGGTGCGGACTGCCTCGGCACCTCCATCCGCCAGGGAGCGGCCTCGATCACGCAGCTCGAGATCATGCCGATGCCGAGCACGGAGCGTCCGGCCAACCAGCCGTGGCCGACCTACCCGATGACCTTCAAGGTCTCCTCCGCCCACGAGGAGGGCGCGGGGATGAACGTGCAGAGTCGGGTGTACGCCGTGTCGACCAAGGAGTTCCTCGGCGACGAGAACGGCAACGTGCGCGCGCTCCGCATCGTCGAGGTCGCCTTCGAGGCGGGCAAGCTGACCGAGGTCGAGGGCACCGAGCGGGAGATCCCGGCCGAGCTGGTGCTGTTCGCGATGGGCTTCACCGGTCCGGAGAAGGACGGGCTGGTGGACCAGCTGGGTGTCGAGCTCGACGAGCGCAGCAACGTGGCTCGCGACCTCAAGTACGCCTCCTCGGTCGAGGGCGTGTTCGTGGCCGGTGACGCCGGTCGTGGACAGTCCCTGATCGTGTGGGCGATCGCCGAGGGCCGGGCGGCTGCTGCCGCTGTGGACGAGTTCCTGACCGGTTCGACGACGTTGCCGGCGCCGATCCCGCCGACGGCCCGGCCCCTCGTCGTCTGA
- the pyk gene encoding pyruvate kinase has product MRRAKIVCTLGPATSTAESIRQLVDAGMDVARMNMSHGTYDDHRRSYQLVREASDASGHGVGIFADLQGPKIRLGPIENGPVKLKKGQAWAITTRTVPGDNKIASTTYAGLPGDVSEGDPILIDDGKVRLRVTRVEADTVHTEVVVAGKVSDHKGINLPGVAVSVPALSEKDIEDLRFALSLSVDFIALSFVRSAADVDDVRKVMREVGVLVPVIAKIEKPQAIDNLDEIVKAFDGLMVARGDLGVECPLEDVPFLQKRVIDKARRNAKPVIVATQMLESMIAAPAPTRAEASDVANAVLDGTDAVMLSGETSVGEYPIVTVQTMERILGSAEHHGLHHMTAIDWNPKTRGGVIAKAAAEVGERVGAKYLVAFTQSGDSARRLARYRGHIPILAFTPEAKVRSQLSMTWGVETFKTAPVEHTDEMVRQVDEALLSIGRVEMGDLVVIIAGSPPGIPGSTNALRIHRIGDAINEVAPAYHRPT; this is encoded by the coding sequence GTGCGTAGAGCAAAGATCGTGTGCACCCTCGGGCCAGCCACGTCAACGGCCGAATCCATCCGTCAGCTCGTCGATGCAGGCATGGACGTGGCTCGGATGAACATGAGCCACGGCACCTACGACGACCACCGACGCAGCTACCAGCTGGTGCGCGAGGCGTCCGACGCCAGCGGGCACGGAGTCGGCATCTTCGCTGACCTGCAGGGGCCGAAGATCCGTCTCGGCCCGATCGAGAACGGTCCGGTCAAGCTCAAGAAGGGCCAGGCGTGGGCGATCACCACGCGGACCGTGCCCGGCGACAACAAGATCGCCTCCACGACGTACGCCGGCCTGCCGGGCGACGTCAGCGAGGGCGACCCGATCCTGATCGATGACGGCAAGGTGCGCCTGAGGGTCACCCGGGTGGAGGCGGACACCGTCCACACCGAGGTGGTCGTGGCCGGCAAGGTGAGTGACCACAAGGGGATCAACCTCCCGGGGGTCGCCGTCTCCGTCCCGGCGCTGTCGGAGAAGGACATCGAGGACCTGCGCTTCGCGCTCTCCCTGAGCGTCGACTTCATCGCGCTCTCCTTCGTGCGCAGTGCCGCTGACGTCGACGACGTGCGGAAGGTGATGCGCGAGGTCGGTGTGCTGGTTCCGGTGATCGCGAAGATCGAGAAGCCACAGGCCATCGACAACCTCGACGAGATCGTCAAGGCATTCGACGGACTGATGGTGGCGCGCGGCGACCTGGGTGTGGAGTGCCCGCTGGAGGACGTGCCGTTCCTCCAGAAGCGGGTGATCGACAAGGCGCGGCGCAATGCGAAGCCGGTGATCGTGGCCACCCAGATGCTCGAGTCGATGATCGCTGCCCCGGCACCCACGCGTGCGGAGGCCTCCGATGTCGCGAACGCGGTGCTCGACGGCACCGACGCGGTGATGCTCTCCGGCGAGACCAGCGTCGGGGAGTACCCCATCGTCACGGTGCAGACGATGGAGCGGATCCTCGGCTCGGCCGAGCACCACGGGCTGCACCACATGACCGCCATCGACTGGAACCCGAAGACCCGGGGCGGTGTCATCGCGAAGGCTGCCGCGGAGGTGGGGGAGCGGGTCGGCGCGAAGTACCTGGTGGCGTTCACCCAGAGCGGAGACTCGGCGCGACGCCTGGCCCGCTACCGCGGACACATCCCGATCCTGGCCTTCACCCCCGAGGCGAAGGTCCGCTCCCAGCTGTCGATGACCTGGGGTGTGGAGACCTTCAAGACCGCGCCGGTCGAGCACACCGACGAGATGGTGCGCCAGGTCGACGAGGCGTTGTTGTCCATCGGCCGCGTGGAGATGGGGGACCTGGTGGTCATCATTGCAGGCTCCCCGCCCGGGATCCCGGGCTCCACGAACGCGTTGCGCATCCACCGGATCGGCGACGCGATCAACGAGGTGGCGCCGGCCTACCACCGGCCGACCTGA